GGCGGTCTCGACATTGCATTCCTCGGCTTTGGCGAGTTCGACGAACACGGCAATGTCAACGTCTCGCGCCTGGGCGGCCTGACGGTGGGGCCGGGCGGCTTCATCGACATTGCCCAGAATGCGCGCAAGGTGGTGTTCTGCGGCACGCTGGCCGCCAAGGGCGTGAAGCTGCAGACCGGCGACGGCCAGATGCGCGTGCTGCAGCAAGGCGCGGTGAAAAAGCTGGTGAAGCAGGTCGAGCAGATCACCTACAGCGGCCCGCAGGGACTGGTTCGCCGGCAGGAAGTTCTGTACCTGACCGAGCGCGCCAGCTTTCGCCTGACGCCGGGCGGCATCGAGCTGTTCGAGATCGCGCCCGGCATCGACCTGCAACGCGACGTGCTGGACCAGATGGACTTTGCGCCGCTGGTGGCCGCTGGCCTGAGCGTCATGGACCGCGCCTACTTCCAGGCCGGGGCCGACTGATTGATTCGCCTGCACTTCTGATAGCCTCTGCAGCCTGGCCGCACGGACTGGACCGTGCGGCATCCCAATGAAAGCAGAGCATGGAATTGAATCTGGAAATCGTCACCACGCCCTTGCGCCCGGCCGCCACGGTGGTCATGCTGCGCGATGCGCCGGAAGGCCTGGAGGTGTTTTTGATGAAGCGTCACACCTTGTCCGACGTGCTGGGCGGCGCCTATGTGTTTCCGGGCGGCAAGGTCGATGCGGCTGACGCCGAACTGGACATGGCGGCGCATCTGGACCAGCCTTTGCCGGTGCTGCATGCGGGTCTGAACGAAACCGACATCAACGAACGCACGGCGGGCGGGCTGTATGTGGCGGCCTTGCGCGAAGCTTTTGAAGAGTCGGGCGTGCTGTTCGCGCAGGGCTTTGCCACGCAGGACATTGACACGGCACGGGCTGCCGCGCTGCTGCGCGAAGGCCAAGGTTTCAACGCGGTGCTGGCCCGGATGGGGCTGCGCCTGCAGACCCGCAGCCTCGTTCCCTGGTCGCGCTGGATCACGCCCACGGCGCCCTCGGTCACGAACAAGCGTTTCGACACCCGGTTTTTTGTGTCGGCCGTTCCTGCCGGGCAGGTGGCGGTTCACGACAACCATGAAACCACCGAGAGCGTCTGGCTCAGCCCGCGCATGGCGCTGCAGCAGTACTGGGCCGGCCAGATCGCGCTGGCGCCGCCGCAGATCATGAGCCTGGCGCACCTGTCGCGCCACGCCAGCGTGGACAGCGTGATGACGCAGGCGCGCGGCCGCATGCCGCCGGTCATCCAGCCCGAGCCGTTTGATCTGGAAGGGGGCAGGGTGATCTGTTACCCCGGTGATGCGCGCCACTCGATCCGTGAGCTGGCCATGCCCGGCCCGACCCGGCTGTATTACCGCAACAAGCGCTTTGAGCCCGGCGATGGCTTTGAAGGCCTGTTCGTGAATTGAGGTAGAAATCGAATCAGCCGTGACCCGTGCTGGTTCAAGGATTGATGCGCAGTTCGGCGGCCCGCAGGTCATCGACGGTATCAATGTCGGTGACGCAGCCGATATCCTGCATGTCCAGTTCAAAAGCGCCGTGCGCAAGAACGACAGCGGCCGCCCCGCGCGCGCCCTTCAGGTTCAGCAAGGCTTCGCCGCAGCGCGCATGAAACCCGACCGGATGGCCGCGCTGCCCGCGATACAGCGGAACCACCACGTCGTGCGCCTGCAGCGCCGCCGCAATCGAGCGCAATGTATCGCTTCGAATCAGCGGCAAATCGCCCGGAAGCACCAGCCAGCCCGATGACGGCCAGGTGGCGCGCACGGCGGCCGCAATCGAGTCGCCCATGCCGGGGTGGCCGGCGTCTTCAAGGTGCCACGGCAAACCACTGGCCCGAACGGCATCCAGGGTGTGCTGCAGCACCGGTTTGCCCGCCAGCAGCGCCTGCAACTTGTGCGTGGTGCCGCCCGACGCGGTAAAACGCTCGCCGCGCCCGGATGCCAGGACGATGACGGTGGGCCGCATCAAGTCAGCGCTGCCTGGTTGCTGGCCATGGCCGCGCTGTGGGCCGCGCTGTTTTTGACCTGCAGCATCTCGGCGACGATGGACACGGCAATCTCGGCCGGTGTCCGGGCGCCCAGCGCCAGGCCGACCCAAAGTCGAGCATGGCGGCCATTTTCCCGTACCGCCAGCAACGCACCCGGCGGGCGCGGCGCACTGTCCCAGGTTTGCACCACGGTCACCAGCGTGACCGCATGACCGGCATCGCGCCAGGCCAGGGCGTCTTCGAGTACCCGAAGATCAAGACTTTCCATCAAGGCCGCTCCTTTGTTGCCTGCAATTGGGTGCGCAAGCCGGGTTTTATTGCAACAGCGAGAAAACCAGCATGCTCGCTGCGTAAAGTGCAACGATCAGGCCGGCACCCAGCAGGTTGATGCTGGCCTTGTCATCGCCCGCAGGCTGCAGCCACCAGCTGAAACGGTGGCTGGTCCAGGGCACCAGCCAGTTGAGCAGGAGCACGCCGGCGACATTGCCGAAAAACAGCGCCAGCCAGAAAGGCATGTGCAGGGTTTTCATCAGCAACGGCCCCTGCACCAGCAGGCCAAACAGGAACACCACCGGATAAAGCTGCAGCAGCACCAGCATGTTCTGCTTCCAGGTCGGTGGGGCTGCTGCGCCCGCTGTATTGCCGGCTGGAAACCACTGGTCGAAGCCGGTGCGCACGGTACGCGCGCGCACTTCCAGGCTCAGGGGCTCGCCTTCGGCCAGCAGCTTCAGGCGCTCGGGTGACTTCATCCAGCCATCAAGGCTGGCGTCCGAGTCGAAGCGCACGATGGCCAGCCAGCTTTCCTGAACGCCCGGTATGGGCGGCTCGATGCGGTAGCCCTGAAAGCCGGGCGCCCGGGCCTGGGCGGCGGCAATGCGCCGCTCCCATTCCCGATACGCTTCTTCCTGGCCCGGCCTGACGCGGGTGGAAATGACGGCCGACACCGGAGACGGCAGAACGCCGCTGCCGCTGTCGGGAATGATGTGGATGTCGTCATTGCCGACCAGCAGCGGCTGGGCGCTGTCGATCAGTTTCAGCCGGCTGCCCGAGTGCATCCACTGCTGGGCGGCCGCCATGCTGGCAAAGCGTTGCAGGATCACCCAGTCAACCTGCGCGGGCGGGCTGGCTGGAATGACTTTCTGGTCGATGAAGCCGGCATGGCTGGCGGCCACCCTGCTGACTTTTTCCTGCCATGCCGTGAAAGCGATTTCCTGTTCGGCCCTGACACGGGTCTGGGTCACGATGGTGACGATGCCGGGGGCGGTTGACGGGCCGTTCATGGACGGCGTTGCTGCGATGGCCATGGCTCAGGCATGCGCTGGCGCGAGCCGGTCGAAAATCCGGTCGGGCGTCAGCGGCAAATCGGCAAAGCGCACGCCGGTGGCGTTTTTCAGGGCATTGGCAATCGCCGGCGCCACCGGGTTGATGGCGCATTCGCCCTGCGCCTTGGCGCCCAGCGGGCCTATCGTGTCATAGGTGTCGGCAAAAAATACCTCGCTGCGCGGCGCGTCGGCAAAAGCCGGGATGTGGTAGTTGCGCAGCGCGGCATTGAGCATCTTGCCCTGGTCGTCATAGACCATGTGCTCGGTCAAGGCCCAGCCCACGCCCATGCCGATGGCGCCGTCGATCTGGCCCCGGCACTGCATCGGGTTGATCAGCCGGCCAATGTCGGCGGCATGCACGCTGCGCAAGATGCGGATCTCGCCGGTCACGCCATGCACGGCCAGCTTGATGCCCTGGACATTGAAGGCCGTGGTGCGCGGCGACAGATAGGCCTTGCGCTTGGCCTCGAAGCGGTGGCTGTCCCGCATGCCGGCCGCATGCAGCTCGGACAGGGAAATGCGCCTGTCGGCCGACGCCACGAAGCCTTCTTCGAGCTTCCATTCCCCGGGCGTTGTTCCGGTGTGGCGGGCGGCGTAGTCGAGGATGTTTTCGGCCAGCGCCGCTGCCGTCAGCGCCACGCCCTTGCCCGCCACGACCGTGCCGGTGCTGGCAAAGGTGCCGGTGTCGTAGGGCGTGAGGTCGGTGTCGGCATTGATGATGTCGATGTGGTCCGCGCGGCAGTTGAGCAGCGAGGCGGCGATTTGCCGGTGCGACGTGACCGAGCCATTGCCCATTTCCGTCGAGCCCACGGCCAGGTGGTAGCTGCCATCGGCGCGCATGACCATGGTTGCGCCCGAGCGGTGCTCGGTCGGCGGGCCGCAGTCGAGCATGGCCAGCGCGATGCCGGTGCCTTGCTGCCAGCCGTGGCCCTCGGGGACGGGCAAGCCGCCCTCGGTGGCCAGGGTTTTTTCGACGATGTCCATGCACTGGTCCAGGCCGTAGCTGCCGAAGTTGACATCGGAGGGGTCTTTCCAGATCGATTCCATCCAGTCGCCGGGCTTGACCATGTTGCGGCGGCGCATGGTGAAGGGGTCGATGCCCAGTTGCTCGGCCAGCTCGTCCATCGCGCATTCGATGGCAAAGGTCGTTTGCGATGCGCCGTAGCCGCGAAAGCCGCCTCCGGGCATCATGTTGGTGTACACCGCGAAGCCGTCGGCTTTCTTGTTGGCGCAGCGGTAGGCGGTCAGCGGATTGCCCAGCGCCGCCGCCAGCGTTTCGCTGCCGTGCGAGCCGTAGGCGCCGGTGTTGGAGACCACCCGGACATCAATCGCCGTCAGCAGGCCCTCTTGGGTGGCGCCGAGCTTGACCTCGGTGGTCATCTGGTGCCGGGTGGATGCGCCGATGAATTGCTCCTCGCGCGTGAATTCCCATTTGACGGGCAGGCCGGTTTTCAGGCTGGCCAGCACGCACAGGTCTTCCGACAGCATTTCCTGCTTGCCGCCAAAGCCGCCGCCCACGCGTTCGGTGAAGACATGGAGCTTGGCGGCGTTGATGCCGAAGACGTAGGCCAGCTTCTGCTGGACGATGAACGGGGCCTGCGAGCTGGTGCGCACATGCATGCGGCCGTCGTCGCCGGTCCAGACGATGGAGCCGTGGGTTTCCAGGTGCACATGCTGCACCCGCGAGGTGGAATAGGTTTTTTCATGTACCGCATGGGCGGCTGCCAGCCCGTCCTTCACGCTGCCGACTTCGCCCTTGATGTTGACGAAGATGTTGCCTTCCGAGGCCGTGCCCTTGTCATGCAGCACGGGTGCGCCCGGCTTCATGGCTTGGACCGGATCAAACACGGCGGGCAGCACTTCGTAGTCAATTTCGACCAGGCGGCAACCGGCTTGCGCGGCGGCTTCGGTCTGCGCCACCACGGCCACCAGGCGCTGCCCGACAAAACGCGTCACGTTGTCCAGAACGTAGGTGTCGTCGGGGTCCACCAGGTGGTCTTCATGGGTGGCGGTGCTGAAAAGCCGTTTGGGCACGTCTTCCCAGGTCAGCACAGCGACAACGCCGGGGCAGGCCAAGGCCTTGCTGCGGTCAATGCTTCGCAGGCGGGCATGGGCATGCGGCGAGCGCACGACCTTCAGATGTAGCAAGCCAGCAAATTCGTGTTCCGCATCCATGGTGTAGCGGGCCTTGCCCGTCACGATGCCCGGTCCGAAAGGATTGCCCAGGCTGGCGCCGCAGGCCTGGCCGGCCACGTCTAGTTGCGCGGCGCACGGCGCGCCCTTGATGGCGTCTTCAATGCTGCGGTAGCCGGTGCAGCGGCACAGGTTGCCCTTGAGCGAGCGCGGCAGGTCGGCGCGGCGCGCATCGTCGAAAGTGGCCGCCGTCATGATCATGCCGGCGGTGCAGAAGCCGCACTGGAAGGCATTGGCATCCAGAAAAGCCTGCTGGACCGGATGCAGTTCGCCGTCCCTGGCGAGTCCTTCAATCGTCGTGACTTCGCGGCCCTCGGCCCGGAATGCGGG
This DNA window, taken from Polaromonas hydrogenivorans, encodes the following:
- a CDS encoding molybdopterin-dependent oxidoreductase → MFRALPPRPEGRGFTRELMNYHINGKQYDAQPTPGQCLRTFVREQGMTGVKKGCDQGDCGACTVWLDGEPVHSCLMPAFRAEGREVTTIEGLARDGELHPVQQAFLDANAFQCGFCTAGMIMTAATFDDARRADLPRSLKGNLCRCTGYRSIEDAIKGAPCAAQLDVAGQACGASLGNPFGPGIVTGKARYTMDAEHEFAGLLHLKVVRSPHAHARLRSIDRSKALACPGVVAVLTWEDVPKRLFSTATHEDHLVDPDDTYVLDNVTRFVGQRLVAVVAQTEAAAQAGCRLVEIDYEVLPAVFDPVQAMKPGAPVLHDKGTASEGNIFVNIKGEVGSVKDGLAAAHAVHEKTYSTSRVQHVHLETHGSIVWTGDDGRMHVRTSSQAPFIVQQKLAYVFGINAAKLHVFTERVGGGFGGKQEMLSEDLCVLASLKTGLPVKWEFTREEQFIGASTRHQMTTEVKLGATQEGLLTAIDVRVVSNTGAYGSHGSETLAAALGNPLTAYRCANKKADGFAVYTNMMPGGGFRGYGASQTTFAIECAMDELAEQLGIDPFTMRRRNMVKPGDWMESIWKDPSDVNFGSYGLDQCMDIVEKTLATEGGLPVPEGHGWQQGTGIALAMLDCGPPTEHRSGATMVMRADGSYHLAVGSTEMGNGSVTSHRQIAASLLNCRADHIDIINADTDLTPYDTGTFASTGTVVAGKGVALTAAALAENILDYAARHTGTTPGEWKLEEGFVASADRRISLSELHAAGMRDSHRFEAKRKAYLSPRTTAFNVQGIKLAVHGVTGEIRILRSVHAADIGRLINPMQCRGQIDGAIGMGVGWALTEHMVYDDQGKMLNAALRNYHIPAFADAPRSEVFFADTYDTIGPLGAKAQGECAINPVAPAIANALKNATGVRFADLPLTPDRIFDRLAPAHA
- a CDS encoding antibiotic biosynthesis monooxygenase, whose protein sequence is MAIAATPSMNGPSTAPGIVTIVTQTRVRAEQEIAFTAWQEKVSRVAASHAGFIDQKVIPASPPAQVDWVILQRFASMAAAQQWMHSGSRLKLIDSAQPLLVGNDDIHIIPDSGSGVLPSPVSAVISTRVRPGQEEAYREWERRIAAAQARAPGFQGYRIEPPIPGVQESWLAIVRFDSDASLDGWMKSPERLKLLAEGEPLSLEVRARTVRTGFDQWFPAGNTAGAAAPPTWKQNMLVLLQLYPVVFLFGLLVQGPLLMKTLHMPFWLALFFGNVAGVLLLNWLVPWTSHRFSWWLQPAGDDKASINLLGAGLIVALYAASMLVFSLLQ
- a CDS encoding XdhC family protein, which codes for MESLDLRVLEDALAWRDAGHAVTLVTVVQTWDSAPRPPGALLAVRENGRHARLWVGLALGARTPAEIAVSIVAEMLQVKNSAAHSAAMASNQAALT
- a CDS encoding NUDIX hydrolase, which translates into the protein MELNLEIVTTPLRPAATVVMLRDAPEGLEVFLMKRHTLSDVLGGAYVFPGGKVDAADAELDMAAHLDQPLPVLHAGLNETDINERTAGGLYVAALREAFEESGVLFAQGFATQDIDTARAAALLREGQGFNAVLARMGLRLQTRSLVPWSRWITPTAPSVTNKRFDTRFFVSAVPAGQVAVHDNHETTESVWLSPRMALQQYWAGQIALAPPQIMSLAHLSRHASVDSVMTQARGRMPPVIQPEPFDLEGGRVICYPGDARHSIRELAMPGPTRLYYRNKRFEPGDGFEGLFVN
- a CDS encoding nucleotidyltransferase family protein, which gives rise to MRPTVIVLASGRGERFTASGGTTHKLQALLAGKPVLQHTLDAVRASGLPWHLEDAGHPGMGDSIAAAVRATWPSSGWLVLPGDLPLIRSDTLRSIAAALQAHDVVVPLYRGQRGHPVGFHARCGEALLNLKGARGAAAVVLAHGAFELDMQDIGCVTDIDTVDDLRAAELRINP